One Anthonomus grandis grandis chromosome 12, icAntGran1.3, whole genome shotgun sequence DNA window includes the following coding sequences:
- the LOC126743434 gene encoding uncharacterized protein LOC126743434 translates to MGWKKAVREFYEENPGEVLNKMTFAPLLEKVVANNIKRDTLINGFRVCGLFPFNPDAVDYTKCLGGNQRVEVKMPPPRMDYRSFVTLTGEDLIKRCKLFDDLLVKEGITDEFLALYKIWSYFEKPDSLTHVKKKTLT, encoded by the exons ATGGGATGGAAAAAGGCAGTTAGGGAATTTTATGAAGAAAACCCTGGAGAAGTGCTAAATAAAATGACATTTGCTCCTCTACTGGAGAAAGTAGtggcaaataatattaaaagggACACTTTAATCAATGGATTTCGTGTATGTGGTTTATTTCCTTTTAACCCAGATGCTGTTGATTACACTAAGTGTTTGGGAGGAAATCAGCGTGTTGAg gtaaaaatgcCGCCCCCGCGTATGGACTATAGATCATTTGTTACTTTGACTGGTgaagatttaattaaaagatgTAAGTTATTCGATGATCTTTTGGTTAAGGAAGGTATTACCGACGAATTTTTGGCTTTGTACAAAATATGgagttattttgaaaaacctgATTCATTGacacatgttaaaaaaaagactttgACGTAA